In one window of Bemisia tabaci chromosome 6, PGI_BMITA_v3 DNA:
- the LOC109042632 gene encoding MFS-type efflux pump MSMEG_3705 isoform X1 has protein sequence MDDNPFVKFTRFKMMPVLKKLSFLYNPYVLTVLTLGYLTSEMGHFMIGVTSKATATDTHYGDIACQYNMSDSFQEFNFTLFSNCDAAKTEEACANLTLDDGTRYCEFAHNGKGVDYQIIAGPSFIAVYSIVGIFFGILADKYNRVALCAVCFLIIGVSFALTGAATSFWQLLVLRMILACGEAGVNPLATGILSDIFNEEKRALVLSLFNWGIYAGIGLSYPVGRYITELDLWDLGWRTPYYLTGVIAFLVAIFCAFTLSEPKRKMIGEEVEEKAEEQVNGTPQKEEEPKTGEWKAMVQPRVLMLFVAAAIRHTGGLCFTYNADLFYREVFPDWDLSWMLFFVTFIIGAIGVVFGGMISDKVVEKYGTKTRVAVLAVSQLIATPFAFGSIYMGPIGAMVTLAISYLFAEMWFGILFAILVEVVPLSVRSTTIGVFLFVMNMVGGNLPILVEPVRTSSSFADALAIFYAGAYLISSVLFGLVLVMPGKKKKDQSAPLPMKAGIENGGFTTIEKIASPPYSNGVENGYPYESHHL, from the exons ATTCAAAATGATGCCTGTACTGAAGAAGTTAAGTTTCCTGTACAATCCGTATGTGCTTACGGTGCTTACTCTCGGATACCTGACGTCCGAGATGGGTCACTTCATGATCGGAGTGACAAGTAAGGCCACCGCCACAGACACGCATTACGGAGACATTGCTTGTCAGTACAATATGAGCGATTCATTTCAAGAATTCAACTTCACCCTCTTCTCCAACTGCGATGCTGCCAAGACCGAGGAAGC ATGTGCCAACCTGACTCTAGATGATGGTACACGGTACTGTGAGTTTGCCCACAATGGTAAAGGCGTTGACTACCAGATTATTGCTGGGCCTTCATTCATCGCAGTTTACTCAATTGTTGGGATTTTCTTTGGTATTTTGGCTGATAAATATAACCG AGTCGCATTGTGTGCAGTATGTTTTCTTATTATCGGAGTATCTTTTGCATTGACTGGAGCTGCTACATCTTTCTGGCAACTGCTAGTCTTAAGAATGATCCTCGCCTGCGG TGAGGCTGGAGTAAATCCCTTGGCCACTGGAATCCTTTCGGACATTTTCAATGAG GAAAAGAGAGCCCTCGTACTCTCCCTCTTTAACTGGGGAATCTATGCTGGTATTGGTCTTTCTTACCCGGTTGGACGTTACATCACTGAATTGGACCTGTGGGATTTG GGCTGGAGAACACCATACTACCTGACTGGAGTAATTGCCTTCCTTGTTGCTATATTTTGTGCCTTCACTTTATCTGAGCCAAAACGTAAGATGATCGGAgaagaagttgaagaaaaagCAGAGGAGCAAGTAAATGGAACACCACAGAAAGAGGAGGAACCTAAGACAGGAGAATGGAAAGCAATGGTTCAACCTCGAGTTTTAATGTTGTTTGTCGCTGCTGCCATCAGGCACACAG GTGGTTTATGCTTTACTTACAATGCTGATCTCTTCTACCGGGAAGTCTTCCCTGACTGGGATTTAAGCTGGATGTTATTCTTTGTCACCTTCATCATTGGAGCTATTGGTGTTGTGTTTGGAGGAATGATCTCTGATAAAGTTGTTGAAAAGTACGGAACAAAAACAAGAGTAGCAGTTCTTGCTGTGAGCCAG ctgaTCGCAACTCCATTTGCTTTTGGAAGTATCTACATGGGTCCCATCGGTGCCATGGTCACTTTGGCTATATCTTATCTATTTG CTGAAATGTGGTTTGGAATCTTATTCGCCATCTTGGTTGAAGTTGTTCCTTTATCTGTAAGATCAACGACAATTGGAGTCTTCCTGTTCGTCATGAACATGGTTGGTGGTAACTTGCCCATCCTAGTCGAACCTGTCCGAACAAGCAGTTCCTTTGCGGATGCCTTAGCCATTTTCTATGCTGGTGCATATTTAATAA gtTCTGTTCTGTTTGGTTTGGTGTTAGTAATGCCTGGCAAAAAGAAGAAGGACCAATCTGCACCTTTACCAATGAAAGCCGGTATTGAAAATGGAGGTTTCACaactattgaaaaaattgcctcTCCTCCGTACTCCAATGGAGTCGAGAATGGCTATCCTTATGAGAGTCATCACTTATAA
- the LOC109042632 gene encoding MFS-type efflux pump MSMEG_3705 isoform X2: MMPVLKKLSFLYNPYVLTVLTLGYLTSEMGHFMIGVTSKATATDTHYGDIACQYNMSDSFQEFNFTLFSNCDAAKTEEACANLTLDDGTRYCEFAHNGKGVDYQIIAGPSFIAVYSIVGIFFGILADKYNRVALCAVCFLIIGVSFALTGAATSFWQLLVLRMILACGEAGVNPLATGILSDIFNEEKRALVLSLFNWGIYAGIGLSYPVGRYITELDLWDLGWRTPYYLTGVIAFLVAIFCAFTLSEPKRKMIGEEVEEKAEEQVNGTPQKEEEPKTGEWKAMVQPRVLMLFVAAAIRHTGGLCFTYNADLFYREVFPDWDLSWMLFFVTFIIGAIGVVFGGMISDKVVEKYGTKTRVAVLAVSQLIATPFAFGSIYMGPIGAMVTLAISYLFAEMWFGILFAILVEVVPLSVRSTTIGVFLFVMNMVGGNLPILVEPVRTSSSFADALAIFYAGAYLISSVLFGLVLVMPGKKKKDQSAPLPMKAGIENGGFTTIEKIASPPYSNGVENGYPYESHHL, encoded by the exons ATGATGCCTGTACTGAAGAAGTTAAGTTTCCTGTACAATCCGTATGTGCTTACGGTGCTTACTCTCGGATACCTGACGTCCGAGATGGGTCACTTCATGATCGGAGTGACAAGTAAGGCCACCGCCACAGACACGCATTACGGAGACATTGCTTGTCAGTACAATATGAGCGATTCATTTCAAGAATTCAACTTCACCCTCTTCTCCAACTGCGATGCTGCCAAGACCGAGGAAGC ATGTGCCAACCTGACTCTAGATGATGGTACACGGTACTGTGAGTTTGCCCACAATGGTAAAGGCGTTGACTACCAGATTATTGCTGGGCCTTCATTCATCGCAGTTTACTCAATTGTTGGGATTTTCTTTGGTATTTTGGCTGATAAATATAACCG AGTCGCATTGTGTGCAGTATGTTTTCTTATTATCGGAGTATCTTTTGCATTGACTGGAGCTGCTACATCTTTCTGGCAACTGCTAGTCTTAAGAATGATCCTCGCCTGCGG TGAGGCTGGAGTAAATCCCTTGGCCACTGGAATCCTTTCGGACATTTTCAATGAG GAAAAGAGAGCCCTCGTACTCTCCCTCTTTAACTGGGGAATCTATGCTGGTATTGGTCTTTCTTACCCGGTTGGACGTTACATCACTGAATTGGACCTGTGGGATTTG GGCTGGAGAACACCATACTACCTGACTGGAGTAATTGCCTTCCTTGTTGCTATATTTTGTGCCTTCACTTTATCTGAGCCAAAACGTAAGATGATCGGAgaagaagttgaagaaaaagCAGAGGAGCAAGTAAATGGAACACCACAGAAAGAGGAGGAACCTAAGACAGGAGAATGGAAAGCAATGGTTCAACCTCGAGTTTTAATGTTGTTTGTCGCTGCTGCCATCAGGCACACAG GTGGTTTATGCTTTACTTACAATGCTGATCTCTTCTACCGGGAAGTCTTCCCTGACTGGGATTTAAGCTGGATGTTATTCTTTGTCACCTTCATCATTGGAGCTATTGGTGTTGTGTTTGGAGGAATGATCTCTGATAAAGTTGTTGAAAAGTACGGAACAAAAACAAGAGTAGCAGTTCTTGCTGTGAGCCAG ctgaTCGCAACTCCATTTGCTTTTGGAAGTATCTACATGGGTCCCATCGGTGCCATGGTCACTTTGGCTATATCTTATCTATTTG CTGAAATGTGGTTTGGAATCTTATTCGCCATCTTGGTTGAAGTTGTTCCTTTATCTGTAAGATCAACGACAATTGGAGTCTTCCTGTTCGTCATGAACATGGTTGGTGGTAACTTGCCCATCCTAGTCGAACCTGTCCGAACAAGCAGTTCCTTTGCGGATGCCTTAGCCATTTTCTATGCTGGTGCATATTTAATAA gtTCTGTTCTGTTTGGTTTGGTGTTAGTAATGCCTGGCAAAAAGAAGAAGGACCAATCTGCACCTTTACCAATGAAAGCCGGTATTGAAAATGGAGGTTTCACaactattgaaaaaattgcctcTCCTCCGTACTCCAATGGAGTCGAGAATGGCTATCCTTATGAGAGTCATCACTTATAA